A stretch of Arachis hypogaea cultivar Tifrunner chromosome 15, arahy.Tifrunner.gnm2.J5K5, whole genome shotgun sequence DNA encodes these proteins:
- the LOC112749640 gene encoding uncharacterized protein isoform X1 — protein sequence MMLEVETELEELSFEFDSSEGDGVHLCLSSSNCNCDATLLKSTPVSGSSKAEARRWSEEEDNLLIQIVKKHEARNWKKIAAYLPGRTEVQCLHRWQKVLDPDLVKGYWTKEEDDRLTELVRKYGLKRWAELAKFLPGRIGKQCRERWHNNLDPAIKKDAWTEEEELALAHYHQIYGSKWAMIARYLPGRSDNAIKNHWNRSMKKKGDASSHLGFDLNVATSSFRTSPIVPAHVSVKVDSHSFNEMDSKHRVDNFPTHLVLQKSSKSPKRQKVSSSDAKRDQVGNGSNNKINSTCHNADDMSNDIGCGDNNDSRDTPTMFEQSPERVLRSLAMTYENIPSIIRKRTPTKAECAQTPEDERVITLQNLKLSREFIPSIITTPNTKAIAKSLEGYME from the exons ATGATGTTGGAGGTTGAGACGGAGCTCGAGGAGTTGAGTTTTGAATTTGATTCATCTGAAGGAGATGGAGTCCATTTATGCCTTTCTTCTTCAAATTGCAACTGTGATGCCACTCTTCTGAAATCCACCCCTGTTTCAGG gagtagcaaggctgaagctagacgcTGGTCAGAGGAAGAG GACAACCTTTTGATTCAGATAGTCAAGAAGCATGAAGCTAGGAATTGGAAGAAAATAG CTGCGTATCTTCCAGGGCGAACTGAAGTCCAATGCTTACATCGCTGGCAAAAAGTTTTGGATCCTGATCTTGTGAAGGGTTATTGGACAAAGGAG GAGGATGATCGCCTCACTGAGCTAGTAAGAAAGTATGGTTTGAAGAGATGGGCCGAACTTGCAAAATTCTTACCGGGTCGAATTGGGAAGCAATGCCGAGAGAG gTGGCACAATAATCTTGATCCAGCTATAAAGAAAGATGCATGGACGGAGGAAGAGGAATTGGCACTTGCTCACTATCACCAAATATATGGTAGTAAGTGGGCAATGATTGCAAGGTATCTTCCTGGAAG GTCTGACAACGCCATTAAAAATCATTGGAACCGCTCAATGAAAAAGAAAGGGGATGCATCTTCACATCTTGGTTTTGACCTAAATGTTGCTACTTCCAGTTTTCGCACATCTCCAATAGTGCCAGCTCATGTTTCAGTTAAAGTAGATAGCCATAGTTTCAATGAAATGGATTCGAAGCACAGGGTTGACAACTTCCCAACACACTTGGTTCTTCAAAAGTCCAGTAAATCTCCCAAACGACAGAAAGTTTCTTCCTCAGATGCTAAGAGAGACCAAGTTGGAAATGGAAGCAACAACAAAATCAACAGTACGTGCCATAATGCAGATGACATGAGTAACGACATAGGATGTGGGGACAATAATGACAGCAGAGATACTCCCACAATGTTTGAACAAAGTCCAGAACGTGTACTAAGAAGCTTAGCGATGACCTATGAGAATATTCCATCTATTATTAGGAAACGAACTCCCACCAAGGCTGAGTGTGCCCAAACTCCTGAAGACGAACGTGTTATtactttacaaaatttaaaattgagcCGGGAGTTTATTCCATCCATTATTACTACACCAAACACTAAAGCCATAGCTAAATCTCTAGAAGGATACATGGAATGA
- the LOC112749640 gene encoding uncharacterized protein isoform X2 — MMLEVETELEELSFEFDSSEGDGVHLCLSSSNCNCDATLLKSTPVSGSSKAEARRWSEEEDNLLIQIVKKHEARNWKKIAAYLPGRTEVQCLHRWQKVLDPDLVKGYWTKEEDDRLTELVRKYGLKRWAELAKFLPGRIGKQCRERWHNNLDPAIKKDAWTEEEELALAHYHQIYGSKWAMIARSDNAIKNHWNRSMKKKGDASSHLGFDLNVATSSFRTSPIVPAHVSVKVDSHSFNEMDSKHRVDNFPTHLVLQKSSKSPKRQKVSSSDAKRDQVGNGSNNKINSTCHNADDMSNDIGCGDNNDSRDTPTMFEQSPERVLRSLAMTYENIPSIIRKRTPTKAECAQTPEDERVITLQNLKLSREFIPSIITTPNTKAIAKSLEGYME, encoded by the exons ATGATGTTGGAGGTTGAGACGGAGCTCGAGGAGTTGAGTTTTGAATTTGATTCATCTGAAGGAGATGGAGTCCATTTATGCCTTTCTTCTTCAAATTGCAACTGTGATGCCACTCTTCTGAAATCCACCCCTGTTTCAGG gagtagcaaggctgaagctagacgcTGGTCAGAGGAAGAG GACAACCTTTTGATTCAGATAGTCAAGAAGCATGAAGCTAGGAATTGGAAGAAAATAG CTGCGTATCTTCCAGGGCGAACTGAAGTCCAATGCTTACATCGCTGGCAAAAAGTTTTGGATCCTGATCTTGTGAAGGGTTATTGGACAAAGGAG GAGGATGATCGCCTCACTGAGCTAGTAAGAAAGTATGGTTTGAAGAGATGGGCCGAACTTGCAAAATTCTTACCGGGTCGAATTGGGAAGCAATGCCGAGAGAG gTGGCACAATAATCTTGATCCAGCTATAAAGAAAGATGCATGGACGGAGGAAGAGGAATTGGCACTTGCTCACTATCACCAAATATATGGTAGTAAGTGGGCAATGATTGCAAG GTCTGACAACGCCATTAAAAATCATTGGAACCGCTCAATGAAAAAGAAAGGGGATGCATCTTCACATCTTGGTTTTGACCTAAATGTTGCTACTTCCAGTTTTCGCACATCTCCAATAGTGCCAGCTCATGTTTCAGTTAAAGTAGATAGCCATAGTTTCAATGAAATGGATTCGAAGCACAGGGTTGACAACTTCCCAACACACTTGGTTCTTCAAAAGTCCAGTAAATCTCCCAAACGACAGAAAGTTTCTTCCTCAGATGCTAAGAGAGACCAAGTTGGAAATGGAAGCAACAACAAAATCAACAGTACGTGCCATAATGCAGATGACATGAGTAACGACATAGGATGTGGGGACAATAATGACAGCAGAGATACTCCCACAATGTTTGAACAAAGTCCAGAACGTGTACTAAGAAGCTTAGCGATGACCTATGAGAATATTCCATCTATTATTAGGAAACGAACTCCCACCAAGGCTGAGTGTGCCCAAACTCCTGAAGACGAACGTGTTATtactttacaaaatttaaaattgagcCGGGAGTTTATTCCATCCATTATTACTACACCAAACACTAAAGCCATAGCTAAATCTCTAGAAGGATACATGGAATGA